A window of Fusobacterium sp. DD2 genomic DNA:
TCCATTATATTTTTTTAAGTTTCCAATGTATGTTTTCTGAGTCTATTTCTTATATCCTCCATATATAATTCGTATAAACTTTTAAAGGTCATATCAATATTTAGATCCAGTTTATTTAAAAATTCTCGCTCGTATTCTAATGCTTCTTTTTTAGTTGCAAATCCTCGTTTAAATGCTTGTTTTTTATTTCCTTCATAAGTTGTATAATAAAACCGGGAAATCCATTTCCCAGTTTTATTGTCTTTAGTGGCTGACATAGTTATTCACCTTCAATTCCAAGTTTTTTATACAAGAACTTTTTATTTACTCTCCCTCTGATTATAATATATCCCTTTTCTTTCATTTCTTCATTAACTTCTCGCATTATTTTATATGCAGTAGCAATACTGATATTACATATT
This region includes:
- a CDS encoding Arm DNA-binding domain-containing protein, producing the protein MSATKDNKTGKWISRFYYTTYEGNKKQAFKRGFATKKEALEYEREFLNKLDLNIDMTFKSLYELYMEDIRNRLRKHTLET
- a CDS encoding transcriptional regulator; translated protein: MELLKVGDVAKICNISIATAYKIMREVNEEMKEKGYIIIRGRVNKKFLYKKLGIEGE